Below is a genomic region from Atribacterota bacterium.
GTTACCGAGCAGTTTACCGGAAATGAAGGACGTCGGGTATCTTTGCAGGAATCATTGGATGGATGTGAACGAATTTTGAATGATGAATTTCGTGATTATTCGGAAAATTCTCTCTATATGCTTGGTGCTATTGATGAGGCAAAGAAATGATGGATTTAAGAATACTATTGCCGGAAAAAACCTATTGGCAGGGTAAGGTAAAAAAGATAGTAGGAGAGGCCATTAATGGATTTTTCTGCTTGCTTCCACGTCACGTTGATTTCGTAACAATTATGACCCCTGGCATTTTTTTTGCCTTAACAGAAAAAGAAAGAGATATCTATTTAGCTATCAACGAGGGTATTCTGATTAAAGCAGGTGAGGATGTTACCCTTTCTGTTAGAGGTGCCGTTAAGGGAGACAACCTGGGGGATTTAAAAAGAGAGGTTGAAGAAAATTTTATTAAGATTAATAAACAGGAAGAGGGTGCCCGCAGTGCGCTGCAAAAACTGGAAGCTGATTTTGTCAGGAGGTTTTTGGATTTAGAGGCACATGGATAAAAATAATAACTATTCTGAGGAAAAAAGAGAAAAAGAATT
It encodes:
- a CDS encoding F0F1 ATP synthase subunit epsilon; its protein translation is MMDLRILLPEKTYWQGKVKKIVGEAINGFFCLLPRHVDFVTIMTPGIFFALTEKERDIYLAINEGILIKAGEDVTLSVRGAVKGDNLGDLKREVEENFIKINKQEEGARSALQKLEADFVRRFLDLEAHG
- a CDS encoding F0F1 ATP synthase subunit beta (produces ATP from ADP in the presence of a proton gradient across the membrane; the beta chain is a regulatory subunit) codes for the protein VTEQFTGNEGRRVSLQESLDGCERILNDEFRDYSENSLYMLGAIDEAKK